The following coding sequences are from one uncultured Cohaesibacter sp. window:
- a CDS encoding LysR substrate-binding domain-containing protein, whose amino-acid sequence MIDIRQMRYFIALAETLHFGKAAQRLNISQPPLSRQIAALEKDLGVKLINRHSRRAELTGAGEQFLKDASKVVAEFDRACRNVRLADEGELGTLSIGFMMYAAHSVLPALVRDYSSRYPAVKLELRELLPVGLFDALQRGQFDAAIMFDPGQARGIQSAVISKESLCLAVYPDHPLSRQGKVSAELLAGEPLIVAPAEVVPTLYQAVIDYCSTAGVEPQFRFETQLQQTIVSLVAEKLGIALVPRTMEKLRHPDVIFIELENAPEIELFLLSRSDNSNPALRRLLEMIA is encoded by the coding sequence ATGATTGACATCAGGCAAATGCGCTATTTCATCGCGTTGGCGGAAACCCTCCATTTCGGTAAAGCGGCCCAGCGGCTCAATATCAGCCAACCGCCTCTTAGCCGACAGATTGCTGCGCTTGAGAAAGATTTAGGGGTCAAACTGATCAATCGCCATTCCCGGCGCGCTGAGCTAACGGGCGCAGGCGAGCAGTTTCTCAAAGACGCTAGTAAAGTCGTTGCGGAATTTGACCGGGCCTGCCGCAATGTCAGGCTGGCGGATGAAGGGGAGCTGGGAACTCTCTCGATCGGCTTCATGATGTATGCAGCGCATTCGGTTTTACCAGCATTGGTACGGGACTATTCTTCGCGCTATCCTGCTGTAAAACTGGAATTAAGAGAGCTTTTGCCGGTTGGGCTGTTCGATGCACTACAACGCGGGCAATTTGACGCCGCCATCATGTTTGATCCCGGCCAGGCGCGGGGCATTCAAAGCGCGGTGATCAGCAAGGAATCGCTGTGTCTCGCGGTCTATCCTGACCATCCATTGTCTCGGCAAGGGAAGGTTTCCGCGGAATTGCTCGCCGGAGAGCCATTGATCGTGGCGCCAGCCGAAGTCGTGCCGACACTCTATCAGGCCGTAATCGACTATTGCTCGACTGCGGGCGTTGAGCCCCAATTCCGTTTTGAAACGCAACTACAGCAGACCATTGTCAGTCTGGTCGCCGAAAAACTGGGCATTGCACTGGTTCCCCGAACCATGGAAAAACTCAGACATCCCGACGTGATCTTTATAGAGCTGGAGAATGCTCCCGAAATTGAGCTCTTCTTGCTTTCCCGTTCAGATAACTCCAACCCAGCTTTGCGGAGACTTCTGGAGATGATTGCCTGA
- the argE gene encoding acetylornithine deacetylase — MSLTNKAPAPEHPALERAKMHLGALIGYDTVSRHSNRELIDHVAETLEKLGADVNILPNEDGSKANLIARFGPADVPGVVLSGHTDVVPAEEDSWITPPFVADEREGRIYGRGACDMKGFVACVITAAETFSKADLQRPVYICLSYDEEIGCRGAPAIAEWLSSLKVTPELAIIGEPSEMKLITGQKGKIAMRAHVKGISGHSSFAPDHVNAVEYAARIIDTVAERAERYQAEGPFDNDFTVPHATMLTTTIHGGVATNVTPSNCRFTFELRSISGMDPEGDMKALLDSIDTDISAKMTARSEDCGVTWERVFAYPAMGEARQTEAFRRYAHLMPEWGGKVSYGSEGGIFENLGKIPSVIVGPGSIKQAHKPNEFIDIDQLDQCLNFFDALTIELEKQV, encoded by the coding sequence ATGAGCCTCACCAATAAAGCTCCCGCACCAGAACATCCCGCCCTTGAAAGGGCCAAGATGCATCTGGGAGCTTTGATTGGATATGATACCGTATCCAGACATTCCAACAGAGAGCTTATCGACCATGTTGCCGAGACGCTCGAAAAGTTAGGTGCAGACGTCAATATTCTGCCCAATGAAGATGGCAGCAAGGCAAACTTGATTGCCCGTTTTGGTCCCGCAGATGTTCCCGGCGTCGTGCTTTCCGGTCATACAGATGTCGTCCCCGCAGAAGAAGACAGCTGGATCACGCCTCCGTTCGTAGCCGACGAGCGGGAAGGGCGGATCTACGGCCGCGGTGCCTGTGACATGAAGGGCTTTGTCGCCTGTGTCATCACGGCAGCAGAAACCTTCTCAAAGGCCGATTTGCAACGCCCGGTCTATATCTGTCTTTCCTATGATGAAGAAATCGGCTGTCGGGGCGCTCCGGCCATTGCTGAATGGCTTTCCAGCCTGAAAGTGACACCCGAGTTGGCGATCATCGGCGAGCCATCAGAAATGAAACTCATCACCGGCCAAAAGGGTAAAATCGCCATGCGGGCGCACGTCAAGGGCATTTCAGGGCATTCATCATTCGCCCCTGACCATGTCAATGCCGTCGAATATGCCGCCCGCATCATTGACACAGTGGCTGAACGCGCTGAACGCTATCAAGCCGAAGGTCCCTTCGATAATGATTTCACTGTGCCACATGCAACGATGCTGACCACAACGATCCACGGCGGTGTTGCCACCAACGTGACACCGAGCAATTGCCGCTTCACCTTTGAGCTGCGCTCAATCAGCGGGATGGATCCAGAAGGCGACATGAAGGCGCTGCTTGACAGCATTGACACAGACATCTCGGCAAAGATGACAGCCCGTTCTGAAGACTGTGGTGTCACTTGGGAACGGGTCTTCGCTTACCCTGCCATGGGTGAAGCGCGCCAGACAGAAGCCTTCAGGCGCTACGCGCATCTGATGCCTGAATGGGGTGGCAAGGTTTCCTATGGCTCTGAAGGCGGCATTTTTGAAAATCTCGGCAAAATTCCGTCCGTCATCGTCGGCCCCGGTTCCATCAAACAGGCACACAAGCCAAATGAGTTCATCGATATAGATCAGCTCGACCAATGCCTGAACTTCTTTGATGCTTTAACCATCGAATTAGAAAAACAGGTTTAA
- a CDS encoding tripartite tricarboxylate transporter permease: MAHDIFYALQAVATWQNLLIMAAGIWGGVIIGAIPGMTGTMAVTLALPFTFYMEPVPSILLLVALYKGSTYGGSVSAILIKTPGTASAACTALDGYPLARQGKAGKALNMALYSSVIGDFISNLSLIFLAAPLAILALRVGPPEYFMLMLFALTTVAGVSGNSLLLGLISAFFGLLLATAGEDLYGSFRFAFTEDMQAGLSVAPVLIGLFALPELLKLIVFRAAHKNEAAKLGDQKVTHSEFMASLKSILRGSVIGAVLGAIPGIGPSAAAFFSYGEAQRTSKNGENFGNGELEGIAASESANNGACGATMIPLLALGVPGDVITGVMLGAFMIQGLTPGPLLFQTNIHEVYMLFIGMLFSSVLLFFAGKVIMRAFSHVARVPQSLLAPVVLLLCLFGIYSIASSMFDVAILLIMGVVGFIMFLLNIPAAPFLIAFIIGPMIEDNLRRALAISRGDPSVLVSSPITMIFAALIVLVVGLTVRREFLKSRNRKA; the protein is encoded by the coding sequence ATGGCGCACGACATTTTTTATGCTCTGCAGGCTGTAGCAACCTGGCAGAATCTTCTAATCATGGCTGCCGGCATTTGGGGCGGCGTGATAATCGGGGCAATTCCCGGCATGACCGGCACAATGGCCGTGACACTTGCCTTGCCCTTCACCTTTTATATGGAACCGGTTCCATCGATCCTGCTGTTGGTCGCTCTCTACAAGGGCTCGACATATGGCGGCTCGGTATCGGCCATTCTGATCAAGACCCCTGGCACGGCGTCCGCTGCCTGTACCGCTCTTGATGGCTATCCGCTCGCCCGTCAGGGCAAAGCCGGTAAAGCCCTCAATATGGCTCTTTATTCGTCAGTGATTGGTGACTTCATCTCAAACCTGTCGCTGATCTTTCTTGCCGCTCCCCTTGCCATTCTGGCTTTACGTGTGGGGCCGCCGGAATATTTCATGCTCATGCTGTTCGCTCTCACCACGGTTGCCGGTGTTTCGGGAAACTCGCTGTTGCTGGGCTTGATATCAGCATTCTTCGGCCTGCTGTTGGCGACGGCTGGTGAGGACCTTTACGGCTCTTTCCGCTTTGCCTTTACCGAAGACATGCAAGCGGGTCTGTCTGTCGCTCCGGTGCTGATTGGACTGTTTGCCTTGCCTGAGTTGCTCAAACTCATCGTCTTCCGCGCAGCTCACAAGAATGAAGCAGCCAAACTGGGCGACCAGAAGGTGACGCACAGCGAATTCATGGCCTCTCTCAAATCCATTCTGCGTGGCTCGGTCATTGGTGCCGTGCTTGGTGCTATCCCGGGCATTGGGCCTTCCGCGGCGGCCTTCTTCTCCTATGGAGAGGCACAGCGGACATCCAAGAATGGGGAAAACTTCGGCAATGGCGAACTGGAAGGCATCGCAGCGTCTGAATCCGCCAATAACGGCGCCTGTGGTGCAACCATGATCCCGCTTCTCGCGCTGGGTGTTCCGGGCGATGTTATCACCGGCGTCATGCTTGGAGCCTTCATGATTCAGGGGCTAACCCCCGGGCCGTTGCTGTTCCAGACCAACATCCATGAGGTCTATATGCTGTTTATCGGCATGCTGTTCTCATCGGTCCTGTTGTTCTTTGCAGGCAAGGTCATCATGCGGGCTTTCTCCCATGTTGCCCGCGTACCGCAATCCTTGTTGGCACCAGTGGTCCTGTTGCTCTGCCTGTTTGGCATCTATTCAATCGCATCCAGCATGTTCGATGTGGCCATTCTGCTAATCATGGGCGTCGTCGGCTTCATCATGTTCTTGCTCAACATTCCTGCAGCTCCCTTCCTCATTGCCTTCATTATCGGGCCGATGATTGAAGATAACCTGCGCCGTGCGTTGGCGATATCTCGCGGAGATCCGTCCGTCCTTGTTTCGTCTCCCATCACGATGATTTTTGCAGCACTGATTGTTCTTGTCGTCGGCCTCACAGTCCGACGAGAATTTCTCAAATCCAGAAATAGAAAGGCTTGA
- a CDS encoding tripartite tricarboxylate transporter TctB family protein produces the protein MHNSILRSPWFCGLLIAAFFTFVIFALIPVYVPRPAFIPGFAPPPDMWPRTVSTIGAFLGILLFILALLGRMGESEEIESDGAPRTVQIIRFIGTLVAFTAYVWLMPYVGFLIASMALTGAMILLTGERNYRLWIIGLSLIGPVLLQLIFHSALGTQFPLGILTKHFGF, from the coding sequence ATGCACAACTCCATTCTTCGTAGCCCGTGGTTTTGCGGGCTGTTGATCGCTGCCTTTTTTACGTTCGTCATCTTTGCTCTCATTCCTGTCTACGTGCCGCGCCCGGCCTTCATTCCCGGTTTTGCTCCGCCGCCAGACATGTGGCCGCGCACTGTGTCCACTATCGGCGCTTTTCTTGGCATTCTTCTTTTCATTCTGGCCTTGCTAGGTCGTATGGGCGAAAGCGAAGAAATTGAAAGCGACGGAGCTCCAAGAACCGTCCAGATTATCCGCTTCATTGGCACTCTGGTTGCCTTTACCGCTTATGTCTGGCTGATGCCCTATGTCGGTTTTCTCATTGCCTCTATGGCATTGACCGGAGCGATGATCCTGTTGACCGGTGAACGGAATTATCGGCTCTGGATCATTGGCCTTTCCCTGATCGGCCCCGTTCTGCTTCAGCTGATATTCCATTCAGCTCTTGGCACGCAGTTCCCTCTTGGCATTCTGACCAAACATTTTGGATTCTGA
- a CDS encoding tripartite tricarboxylate transporter substrate binding protein, producing MRKIVSALAMATALFTGAAMAEDSYPTQAVTLVIPYGPGGASDLAGRALAETAKTYLGQPITVVNKPGAGGMNGARSVSEAEPDGYTLLLARVGMALTPAVTPQATPHWDAYTFLGALEATPMILAVKGDSPYNSVEDLLKAVKDSNGAMTYAASGATAIDGFTSQALLSDAGLDPLTAATLVPYKGGGALATALLGGHVDFLAVSAGSLIPHIESGDMKALMVFAPSRMEKLPDTPTAAELGYKQAGQVTGWSALYAPKGLHENVVAKWNEVLGKVATDEKWLELAGRRGSISTVGTVDMTAYAKEQYDLFHGLAQKFGYLPAN from the coding sequence ATGAGAAAAATTGTTTCCGCCCTTGCAATGGCGACAGCTCTTTTCACTGGCGCGGCCATGGCCGAAGACAGCTATCCGACCCAAGCCGTTACCCTCGTTATTCCTTATGGCCCAGGTGGCGCTTCCGACCTTGCCGGTCGCGCTCTTGCTGAAACAGCAAAAACCTATCTTGGTCAGCCAATTACAGTGGTCAACAAACCAGGTGCCGGCGGCATGAATGGTGCCCGCTCCGTTTCTGAGGCTGAGCCTGATGGCTACACTCTGCTTCTGGCTCGTGTTGGTATGGCCCTGACCCCAGCCGTTACTCCACAGGCGACACCACATTGGGATGCTTACACCTTCCTTGGTGCTCTTGAAGCAACCCCTATGATTCTCGCTGTTAAGGGTGATTCTCCATACAACAGTGTTGAAGATCTTCTCAAAGCGGTAAAAGACAGCAATGGTGCCATGACTTATGCAGCATCAGGCGCAACCGCTATTGATGGTTTCACATCTCAGGCTCTGTTGTCCGATGCCGGTCTTGATCCGCTGACAGCAGCAACGCTGGTTCCCTACAAAGGTGGTGGCGCACTGGCAACTGCTCTGCTCGGCGGCCATGTTGACTTCCTTGCCGTATCTGCCGGTTCCCTTATCCCGCACATCGAAAGCGGCGACATGAAAGCACTGATGGTATTCGCACCATCTCGCATGGAAAAGCTGCCTGACACCCCGACCGCAGCAGAGTTGGGCTACAAGCAGGCTGGCCAGGTTACCGGCTGGAGCGCTCTTTATGCGCCAAAAGGTCTGCATGAAAATGTCGTTGCCAAGTGGAATGAAGTTCTGGGCAAAGTTGCTACAGACGAAAAATGGCTTGAACTCGCTGGTCGTCGTGGCTCCATCTCTACCGTTGGAACAGTCGACATGACCGCTTATGCAAAAGAGCAATATGACCTGTTCCATGGTCTCGCTCAGAAATTTGGCTATTTGCCAGCAAACTAA
- a CDS encoding LysR family transcriptional regulator, which yields MMKIRELQAFDAYIRLGGMSSAADELGLSQPMISRLLTALEGRVGFPLFLRKRNKLIPTSEAFQFHQTVVRGLESIRSLSDEASAIANNQRGHLVIAAQPIFCDTFLIDAIADFQKTHPHVSVRLRDTGMSEIMRMVLERSCDLAFGITLDADPYGADVTSLATCEARCLLPTEHALSQLPEIHLQNLTKETFIDLAQGSPLRTRIDYMMQSIDVERAIVAETRTLHGVVRLVETGVGIAIVDPVACILLDDDKVVHRPLLPAIRWDIAQFVPKDRPLSGIGQAFADVVANRIGFLKSAGVIL from the coding sequence ATGATGAAAATCCGTGAGTTGCAAGCCTTTGACGCTTACATCCGACTTGGCGGCATGAGCAGTGCTGCTGATGAATTGGGGCTAAGCCAACCGATGATCAGTCGTCTTCTTACTGCTTTGGAGGGGCGTGTCGGGTTTCCCCTTTTTTTGCGAAAGAGAAACAAACTGATACCGACTTCTGAGGCGTTTCAGTTTCATCAAACCGTTGTAAGGGGGCTGGAAAGTATTCGGTCGCTTTCGGATGAAGCAAGCGCGATTGCCAATAACCAGCGTGGGCACCTCGTCATTGCAGCTCAGCCGATCTTTTGCGACACCTTCCTCATCGATGCCATCGCGGATTTTCAAAAGACCCACCCACATGTAAGTGTCAGATTGCGTGATACTGGAATGAGCGAAATCATGCGCATGGTGCTGGAACGTAGTTGCGATCTGGCCTTCGGTATTACGCTTGATGCGGATCCATATGGTGCAGATGTGACATCTCTAGCCACCTGTGAGGCGCGCTGCCTGTTGCCAACAGAGCATGCTTTGAGCCAATTACCTGAGATACACCTGCAAAACTTGACCAAAGAAACTTTTATCGATCTTGCGCAGGGAAGCCCTTTGCGCACGCGCATCGACTATATGATGCAGTCCATTGATGTTGAGAGAGCGATTGTTGCAGAAACGCGCACTCTGCATGGGGTTGTCAGGCTAGTGGAAACGGGAGTCGGAATCGCGATCGTTGATCCGGTTGCCTGTATCCTGCTTGACGATGATAAGGTGGTTCATCGTCCCCTGTTGCCAGCCATTCGATGGGACATTGCCCAATTTGTTCCCAAGGATAGACCATTAAGCGGGATTGGACAGGCATTTGCGGATGTTGTCGCCAATAGGATTGGGTTTCTGAAGTCCGCAGGTGTCATACTCTAG